One segment of Cervus canadensis isolate Bull #8, Minnesota chromosome 32, ASM1932006v1, whole genome shotgun sequence DNA contains the following:
- the TRAF7 gene encoding E3 ubiquitin-protein ligase TRAF7 isoform X4, giving the protein MSLRSTFSLPEEEEEPEPLVFAEQPSVKLCCQLCCSVFKDPVITTCGHTFCRRCALKSEKCPVDNAKLTVVVNNIAVAEQIGELFIHCRHGCRAVGGGKPSVFEVDPRGCPFTIKLSARKDHEGSCDYRPVRCPNNPSCPPLLKMNLEAHLKECEHIKCPHSKYGCTFIGNQDTYETHLETCRFEGLKEFLQQTDDRFHEMHVALAQKDQEIAFLRSMLGKLSEKIDQLEKSLELKFDVLDENQSKLSEDLMEFRRDASMLNDELSHINARLNMGILGSYDPQQIFKCKGTFVGHQGPVWCLCVYSMGDLLFSGSSDKTIKVWDTCTTYKCQKTLEGHDGIVLALCIQGCKLYSGSADCTIIVWDIQNLQKVNTIRAHDNPVCTLVSSHNMLFSGSLKAIKVWDIVGTELKLKKELTGLNHWVRALVAAQSYLYSGSYQTIKIWDIRTLDCIHVLQTSGGSVYSIAVTNHHIVCGTYENLIHVWDIESKEQVRTLTGHVGTVYALAVISTPDQTKVFSASYDRSLRVWSMDNMICTQTLLRHQGSVTALAVSRGRLFSGAVDSTVKVWTC; this is encoded by the exons ATGTCCCTCCGTTCCACGTTCTCGCtgccggaggaggaggaggaaccg GAGCCACTGGTGTTCGCCGAGCAGCCCTCGGTGAAGCTGTGCTGCCAGCTCTGCTGCAGCGTGTTCAAGGACCCTGTGATCACCACGTGTGGG CACACCTTCTGCCGAAGATGCGCCTTGAAGTCAG AGAAGTGCCCCGTGGACAACGCCAAGCTGACGGTGGTGGTGAACAACATCGCGGTGGCCGAGCAGATCGGCGAGCTCTTCATCCACTGCAGGCACGGCTGTCGGGCGGTGGGGGGCGGGAAGCCCTCCGTCTTCGAGGTGGACCCCCGAGGGTGCCCCTTCACCATCAAGCTCAGCGCTCGAAA GGACCACGAGGGCAGCTGTGACTACAGGCCCGTGCGCTGCCCCAACAACCCCAGCTGCCCACCCCTCCTCAAGATGAACCTGGAGGCCCACCTCAAGGAGTGCGAGCACATCAAGTGTCCCCACTCCAAGTACGG GTGCACGTTCATCGGGAACCAGGACACATACGAGACGCACCTGGAGACGTGCCGCTTCGAGGGCCTGAAGGAGTTCCTGCAGCAGACAGACGACCGCTTCCACGAGATGCACGTGGCGCTGGCCCAGAAGGACCAGGAGATTGCCTTCCTGCGCTCCATGCTGGGCAAGCTCTCGGAGAAGATCGACCAGCTGGAAAAGAGCTTGGAGCTCAAGTTTG ACGTCCTGGACGAAAACCAGAGCAAGCTCAGTGAGGACCTCATGGAGTTCCGGAGGGACGCGTCCATGCTGAAC GACGAGCTGTCCCACATCAACGCGCGGCTGAACATGGGCATCCTTGGAT CGTATGACCCGCAGCAGATCTTCAAGTGCAAGGGGACGTTCGTGGGCCACCAGGGCCCCGTCTGGTGTCTCTGCGTCTACTCCATGGGGGACTTGCTCTTCAGCGGCTCCTCCGATAAGACCATCAAG GTGTGGGACACGTGTACCACCTACAAGTGCCAGAAGACGCTGGAGGGCCATGACGGCATTGTGCTGGCCCTCTGCATCCAGGG GTGCAAGCTCTACAGTGGCTCGGCCGACTGCACCATCATT GTATGGGACATCCAGAACCTACAGAAGGTGAACACAATCCGGGCCCACGACAACCCGGTGTGCACACTGGTGTCGTCACACAACATGCTCTTCAGCGGCTCCCTGAAGGCCATCAAG GTCTGGGACATCGTGGGCACTGAGCTGAAGCTGAAGAAGGAGCTCACCGGCCTCAACCACTGGGTGCGAGCCCTGGTGGCCGCCCAGAGCTACCTGTACAGTGGCTCCTACCAGACAATCAAG ATCTGGGACATCCGGACCCTCGACTGCATCCACGTTCTGCAGACGTCTGGCGGCAGCGTCTACTCCATCGCCGTGACCAATCACCACATTGTCTGCGGCACCTACGAGAACCTCATCCAC GTGTGGGACATCGAGTCTAAGGAGCAGGTGCGGACCCTGACAGGCCATGTTGGCACCGTGTACGCCCTGGCAGTCATCTCGACGCCAGACCAGACCAAGGTCTTCAGCGCGTCCTATGACCGGTCTCTCAGG gTCTGGAGTATGGACAACATGATCTGCACGCAGACACTGCTGCGTCACCAGGGCAGTGTGACTGCACTGGCCGTGTCCCGGGGCCGGCTCTTCTCCGGAGCCGTGGACAGCACTGTGAAG GTGTGGACTTGCTAA
- the TRAF7 gene encoding E3 ubiquitin-protein ligase TRAF7 isoform X2, translated as MSSGKGARYNRFSGGPSNLPTPDTAGTRMETTFGPAFSAVTTITKADGTSTYKQHRRTPSSSSSLAYSPRDEEDSMPPISTPRRSDSAISVRSLHSESSMSLRSTFSLPEEEEEPEPLVFAEQPSVKLCCQLCCSVFKDPVITTCGHTFCRRCALKSEKCPVDNAKLTVVVNNIAVAEQIGELFIHCRHGCRAVGGGKPSVFEVDPRGCPFTIKLSARKDHEGSCDYRPVRCPNNPSCPPLLKMNLEAHLKECEHIKCPHSKCTFIGNQDTYETHLETCRFEGLKEFLQQTDDRFHEMHVALAQKDQEIAFLRSMLGKLSEKIDQLEKSLELKFDVLDENQSKLSEDLMEFRRDASMLNDELSHINARLNMGILGSYDPQQIFKCKGTFVGHQGPVWCLCVYSMGDLLFSGSSDKTIKVWDTCTTYKCQKTLEGHDGIVLALCIQGCKLYSGSADCTIIVWDIQNLQKVNTIRAHDNPVCTLVSSHNMLFSGSLKAIKVWDIVGTELKLKKELTGLNHWVRALVAAQSYLYSGSYQTIKIWDIRTLDCIHVLQTSGGSVYSIAVTNHHIVCGTYENLIHVWDIESKEQVRTLTGHVGTVYALAVISTPDQTKVFSASYDRSLRVWSMDNMICTQTLLRHQGSVTALAVSRGRLFSGAVDSTVKVWTC; from the exons ATGAGCTCGGGCAAGGGTGCCCGCTACAACCGCTTCTCCGGGGGGCCGAGCAACCTTCCCACCCCAGACACCGCCGGG ACCAGGATGGAAACCACCTTCGGGCCCGCCTTTTCGGCTGTCACCACCATCACGAAAG CCGATGGGACCAGCACGTACAAACAGCACCGCAGGacgccctcctcctccagctccctggCCTACTCCCCGCGGGACGAGGAGGACAGCATG CCGCCCATCAGCACGCCTCGCCGCTCCGACTCGGCCATCTCTGTGCGCTCCCTGCACTCCGAGTCTAGCATGTCCCTCCGTTCCACGTTCTCGCtgccggaggaggaggaggaaccg GAGCCACTGGTGTTCGCCGAGCAGCCCTCGGTGAAGCTGTGCTGCCAGCTCTGCTGCAGCGTGTTCAAGGACCCTGTGATCACCACGTGTGGG CACACCTTCTGCCGAAGATGCGCCTTGAAGTCAG AGAAGTGCCCCGTGGACAACGCCAAGCTGACGGTGGTGGTGAACAACATCGCGGTGGCCGAGCAGATCGGCGAGCTCTTCATCCACTGCAGGCACGGCTGTCGGGCGGTGGGGGGCGGGAAGCCCTCCGTCTTCGAGGTGGACCCCCGAGGGTGCCCCTTCACCATCAAGCTCAGCGCTCGAAA GGACCACGAGGGCAGCTGTGACTACAGGCCCGTGCGCTGCCCCAACAACCCCAGCTGCCCACCCCTCCTCAAGATGAACCTGGAGGCCCACCTCAAGGAGTGCGAGCACATCAAGTGTCCCCACTCCAA GTGCACGTTCATCGGGAACCAGGACACATACGAGACGCACCTGGAGACGTGCCGCTTCGAGGGCCTGAAGGAGTTCCTGCAGCAGACAGACGACCGCTTCCACGAGATGCACGTGGCGCTGGCCCAGAAGGACCAGGAGATTGCCTTCCTGCGCTCCATGCTGGGCAAGCTCTCGGAGAAGATCGACCAGCTGGAAAAGAGCTTGGAGCTCAAGTTTG ACGTCCTGGACGAAAACCAGAGCAAGCTCAGTGAGGACCTCATGGAGTTCCGGAGGGACGCGTCCATGCTGAAC GACGAGCTGTCCCACATCAACGCGCGGCTGAACATGGGCATCCTTGGAT CGTATGACCCGCAGCAGATCTTCAAGTGCAAGGGGACGTTCGTGGGCCACCAGGGCCCCGTCTGGTGTCTCTGCGTCTACTCCATGGGGGACTTGCTCTTCAGCGGCTCCTCCGATAAGACCATCAAG GTGTGGGACACGTGTACCACCTACAAGTGCCAGAAGACGCTGGAGGGCCATGACGGCATTGTGCTGGCCCTCTGCATCCAGGG GTGCAAGCTCTACAGTGGCTCGGCCGACTGCACCATCATT GTATGGGACATCCAGAACCTACAGAAGGTGAACACAATCCGGGCCCACGACAACCCGGTGTGCACACTGGTGTCGTCACACAACATGCTCTTCAGCGGCTCCCTGAAGGCCATCAAG GTCTGGGACATCGTGGGCACTGAGCTGAAGCTGAAGAAGGAGCTCACCGGCCTCAACCACTGGGTGCGAGCCCTGGTGGCCGCCCAGAGCTACCTGTACAGTGGCTCCTACCAGACAATCAAG ATCTGGGACATCCGGACCCTCGACTGCATCCACGTTCTGCAGACGTCTGGCGGCAGCGTCTACTCCATCGCCGTGACCAATCACCACATTGTCTGCGGCACCTACGAGAACCTCATCCAC GTGTGGGACATCGAGTCTAAGGAGCAGGTGCGGACCCTGACAGGCCATGTTGGCACCGTGTACGCCCTGGCAGTCATCTCGACGCCAGACCAGACCAAGGTCTTCAGCGCGTCCTATGACCGGTCTCTCAGG gTCTGGAGTATGGACAACATGATCTGCACGCAGACACTGCTGCGTCACCAGGGCAGTGTGACTGCACTGGCCGTGTCCCGGGGCCGGCTCTTCTCCGGAGCCGTGGACAGCACTGTGAAG GTGTGGACTTGCTAA
- the TRAF7 gene encoding E3 ubiquitin-protein ligase TRAF7 isoform X1 — MSSGKGARYNRFSGGPSNLPTPDTAGTRMETTFGPAFSAVTTITKADGTSTYKQHRRTPSSSSSLAYSPRDEEDSMPPISTPRRSDSAISVRSLHSESSMSLRSTFSLPEEEEEPEPLVFAEQPSVKLCCQLCCSVFKDPVITTCGHTFCRRCALKSEKCPVDNAKLTVVVNNIAVAEQIGELFIHCRHGCRAVGGGKPSVFEVDPRGCPFTIKLSARKDHEGSCDYRPVRCPNNPSCPPLLKMNLEAHLKECEHIKCPHSKYGCTFIGNQDTYETHLETCRFEGLKEFLQQTDDRFHEMHVALAQKDQEIAFLRSMLGKLSEKIDQLEKSLELKFDVLDENQSKLSEDLMEFRRDASMLNDELSHINARLNMGILGSYDPQQIFKCKGTFVGHQGPVWCLCVYSMGDLLFSGSSDKTIKVWDTCTTYKCQKTLEGHDGIVLALCIQGCKLYSGSADCTIIVWDIQNLQKVNTIRAHDNPVCTLVSSHNMLFSGSLKAIKVWDIVGTELKLKKELTGLNHWVRALVAAQSYLYSGSYQTIKIWDIRTLDCIHVLQTSGGSVYSIAVTNHHIVCGTYENLIHVWDIESKEQVRTLTGHVGTVYALAVISTPDQTKVFSASYDRSLRVWSMDNMICTQTLLRHQGSVTALAVSRGRLFSGAVDSTVKVWTC, encoded by the exons ATGAGCTCGGGCAAGGGTGCCCGCTACAACCGCTTCTCCGGGGGGCCGAGCAACCTTCCCACCCCAGACACCGCCGGG ACCAGGATGGAAACCACCTTCGGGCCCGCCTTTTCGGCTGTCACCACCATCACGAAAG CCGATGGGACCAGCACGTACAAACAGCACCGCAGGacgccctcctcctccagctccctggCCTACTCCCCGCGGGACGAGGAGGACAGCATG CCGCCCATCAGCACGCCTCGCCGCTCCGACTCGGCCATCTCTGTGCGCTCCCTGCACTCCGAGTCTAGCATGTCCCTCCGTTCCACGTTCTCGCtgccggaggaggaggaggaaccg GAGCCACTGGTGTTCGCCGAGCAGCCCTCGGTGAAGCTGTGCTGCCAGCTCTGCTGCAGCGTGTTCAAGGACCCTGTGATCACCACGTGTGGG CACACCTTCTGCCGAAGATGCGCCTTGAAGTCAG AGAAGTGCCCCGTGGACAACGCCAAGCTGACGGTGGTGGTGAACAACATCGCGGTGGCCGAGCAGATCGGCGAGCTCTTCATCCACTGCAGGCACGGCTGTCGGGCGGTGGGGGGCGGGAAGCCCTCCGTCTTCGAGGTGGACCCCCGAGGGTGCCCCTTCACCATCAAGCTCAGCGCTCGAAA GGACCACGAGGGCAGCTGTGACTACAGGCCCGTGCGCTGCCCCAACAACCCCAGCTGCCCACCCCTCCTCAAGATGAACCTGGAGGCCCACCTCAAGGAGTGCGAGCACATCAAGTGTCCCCACTCCAAGTACGG GTGCACGTTCATCGGGAACCAGGACACATACGAGACGCACCTGGAGACGTGCCGCTTCGAGGGCCTGAAGGAGTTCCTGCAGCAGACAGACGACCGCTTCCACGAGATGCACGTGGCGCTGGCCCAGAAGGACCAGGAGATTGCCTTCCTGCGCTCCATGCTGGGCAAGCTCTCGGAGAAGATCGACCAGCTGGAAAAGAGCTTGGAGCTCAAGTTTG ACGTCCTGGACGAAAACCAGAGCAAGCTCAGTGAGGACCTCATGGAGTTCCGGAGGGACGCGTCCATGCTGAAC GACGAGCTGTCCCACATCAACGCGCGGCTGAACATGGGCATCCTTGGAT CGTATGACCCGCAGCAGATCTTCAAGTGCAAGGGGACGTTCGTGGGCCACCAGGGCCCCGTCTGGTGTCTCTGCGTCTACTCCATGGGGGACTTGCTCTTCAGCGGCTCCTCCGATAAGACCATCAAG GTGTGGGACACGTGTACCACCTACAAGTGCCAGAAGACGCTGGAGGGCCATGACGGCATTGTGCTGGCCCTCTGCATCCAGGG GTGCAAGCTCTACAGTGGCTCGGCCGACTGCACCATCATT GTATGGGACATCCAGAACCTACAGAAGGTGAACACAATCCGGGCCCACGACAACCCGGTGTGCACACTGGTGTCGTCACACAACATGCTCTTCAGCGGCTCCCTGAAGGCCATCAAG GTCTGGGACATCGTGGGCACTGAGCTGAAGCTGAAGAAGGAGCTCACCGGCCTCAACCACTGGGTGCGAGCCCTGGTGGCCGCCCAGAGCTACCTGTACAGTGGCTCCTACCAGACAATCAAG ATCTGGGACATCCGGACCCTCGACTGCATCCACGTTCTGCAGACGTCTGGCGGCAGCGTCTACTCCATCGCCGTGACCAATCACCACATTGTCTGCGGCACCTACGAGAACCTCATCCAC GTGTGGGACATCGAGTCTAAGGAGCAGGTGCGGACCCTGACAGGCCATGTTGGCACCGTGTACGCCCTGGCAGTCATCTCGACGCCAGACCAGACCAAGGTCTTCAGCGCGTCCTATGACCGGTCTCTCAGG gTCTGGAGTATGGACAACATGATCTGCACGCAGACACTGCTGCGTCACCAGGGCAGTGTGACTGCACTGGCCGTGTCCCGGGGCCGGCTCTTCTCCGGAGCCGTGGACAGCACTGTGAAG GTGTGGACTTGCTAA
- the TRAF7 gene encoding E3 ubiquitin-protein ligase TRAF7 isoform X3, whose amino-acid sequence METTFGPAFSAVTTITKADGTSTYKQHRRTPSSSSSLAYSPRDEEDSMPPISTPRRSDSAISVRSLHSESSMSLRSTFSLPEEEEEPEPLVFAEQPSVKLCCQLCCSVFKDPVITTCGHTFCRRCALKSEKCPVDNAKLTVVVNNIAVAEQIGELFIHCRHGCRAVGGGKPSVFEVDPRGCPFTIKLSARKDHEGSCDYRPVRCPNNPSCPPLLKMNLEAHLKECEHIKCPHSKYGCTFIGNQDTYETHLETCRFEGLKEFLQQTDDRFHEMHVALAQKDQEIAFLRSMLGKLSEKIDQLEKSLELKFDVLDENQSKLSEDLMEFRRDASMLNDELSHINARLNMGILGSYDPQQIFKCKGTFVGHQGPVWCLCVYSMGDLLFSGSSDKTIKVWDTCTTYKCQKTLEGHDGIVLALCIQGCKLYSGSADCTIIVWDIQNLQKVNTIRAHDNPVCTLVSSHNMLFSGSLKAIKVWDIVGTELKLKKELTGLNHWVRALVAAQSYLYSGSYQTIKIWDIRTLDCIHVLQTSGGSVYSIAVTNHHIVCGTYENLIHVWDIESKEQVRTLTGHVGTVYALAVISTPDQTKVFSASYDRSLRVWSMDNMICTQTLLRHQGSVTALAVSRGRLFSGAVDSTVKVWTC is encoded by the exons ATGGAAACCACCTTCGGGCCCGCCTTTTCGGCTGTCACCACCATCACGAAAG CCGATGGGACCAGCACGTACAAACAGCACCGCAGGacgccctcctcctccagctccctggCCTACTCCCCGCGGGACGAGGAGGACAGCATG CCGCCCATCAGCACGCCTCGCCGCTCCGACTCGGCCATCTCTGTGCGCTCCCTGCACTCCGAGTCTAGCATGTCCCTCCGTTCCACGTTCTCGCtgccggaggaggaggaggaaccg GAGCCACTGGTGTTCGCCGAGCAGCCCTCGGTGAAGCTGTGCTGCCAGCTCTGCTGCAGCGTGTTCAAGGACCCTGTGATCACCACGTGTGGG CACACCTTCTGCCGAAGATGCGCCTTGAAGTCAG AGAAGTGCCCCGTGGACAACGCCAAGCTGACGGTGGTGGTGAACAACATCGCGGTGGCCGAGCAGATCGGCGAGCTCTTCATCCACTGCAGGCACGGCTGTCGGGCGGTGGGGGGCGGGAAGCCCTCCGTCTTCGAGGTGGACCCCCGAGGGTGCCCCTTCACCATCAAGCTCAGCGCTCGAAA GGACCACGAGGGCAGCTGTGACTACAGGCCCGTGCGCTGCCCCAACAACCCCAGCTGCCCACCCCTCCTCAAGATGAACCTGGAGGCCCACCTCAAGGAGTGCGAGCACATCAAGTGTCCCCACTCCAAGTACGG GTGCACGTTCATCGGGAACCAGGACACATACGAGACGCACCTGGAGACGTGCCGCTTCGAGGGCCTGAAGGAGTTCCTGCAGCAGACAGACGACCGCTTCCACGAGATGCACGTGGCGCTGGCCCAGAAGGACCAGGAGATTGCCTTCCTGCGCTCCATGCTGGGCAAGCTCTCGGAGAAGATCGACCAGCTGGAAAAGAGCTTGGAGCTCAAGTTTG ACGTCCTGGACGAAAACCAGAGCAAGCTCAGTGAGGACCTCATGGAGTTCCGGAGGGACGCGTCCATGCTGAAC GACGAGCTGTCCCACATCAACGCGCGGCTGAACATGGGCATCCTTGGAT CGTATGACCCGCAGCAGATCTTCAAGTGCAAGGGGACGTTCGTGGGCCACCAGGGCCCCGTCTGGTGTCTCTGCGTCTACTCCATGGGGGACTTGCTCTTCAGCGGCTCCTCCGATAAGACCATCAAG GTGTGGGACACGTGTACCACCTACAAGTGCCAGAAGACGCTGGAGGGCCATGACGGCATTGTGCTGGCCCTCTGCATCCAGGG GTGCAAGCTCTACAGTGGCTCGGCCGACTGCACCATCATT GTATGGGACATCCAGAACCTACAGAAGGTGAACACAATCCGGGCCCACGACAACCCGGTGTGCACACTGGTGTCGTCACACAACATGCTCTTCAGCGGCTCCCTGAAGGCCATCAAG GTCTGGGACATCGTGGGCACTGAGCTGAAGCTGAAGAAGGAGCTCACCGGCCTCAACCACTGGGTGCGAGCCCTGGTGGCCGCCCAGAGCTACCTGTACAGTGGCTCCTACCAGACAATCAAG ATCTGGGACATCCGGACCCTCGACTGCATCCACGTTCTGCAGACGTCTGGCGGCAGCGTCTACTCCATCGCCGTGACCAATCACCACATTGTCTGCGGCACCTACGAGAACCTCATCCAC GTGTGGGACATCGAGTCTAAGGAGCAGGTGCGGACCCTGACAGGCCATGTTGGCACCGTGTACGCCCTGGCAGTCATCTCGACGCCAGACCAGACCAAGGTCTTCAGCGCGTCCTATGACCGGTCTCTCAGG gTCTGGAGTATGGACAACATGATCTGCACGCAGACACTGCTGCGTCACCAGGGCAGTGTGACTGCACTGGCCGTGTCCCGGGGCCGGCTCTTCTCCGGAGCCGTGGACAGCACTGTGAAG GTGTGGACTTGCTAA